In Gossypium arboreum isolate Shixiya-1 chromosome 5, ASM2569848v2, whole genome shotgun sequence, a single genomic region encodes these proteins:
- the LOC108486929 gene encoding asparagine synthetase [glutamine-hydrolyzing] 1 → MNRLKHRGPDWSGLYQHGDSYLAHQRLAIVDPASGDQPLFNEDKSVAVTVNGEIYNHEELRKKLVNHKFRTGSDCDVIAHLYEEYGEDFVDMLDGIFSFVLLDTRDNSFIVARDAIGVTSLYIGWGLDGSVWISSEMKGLNDDCEHFESFPPGHLYTSKSRGFRRWYNPPWFSESIPSVPYDPLVLRHAFENAVIKRLMTDVPFGVLLSGGLDSSLVASITARYLAGTKAAKQWGSQLHSFCVGLEGSPDLKAAKEVADYLGTVHHEFHFTVQDGIDAIEDVIYHIETYDVTTIRASTPMFLMSRKIKSLGVKMVISGEGSDEIFGGYLYFHKAPNKEELHRETCHKIKALHQYDCLRANKATSAWGLEARVPFLDKEFIKVAMSIDPESKMIKRDQGRIEKWILRKAFDDEERPYLPKHILYRQKEQFSDGVGYSWIDGLKAHAAKHVTDKMILNASYIFPHNTPTTKEAYYYRMIFERFFPQNSARLTVPGGASVACSTAKAVEWDVAWKNNLDPSGRAALGVHLSAYDAEAPLINNVPSKFIDSIPRMVEVPGVAIHT, encoded by the exons ATGAACAGGTTGAAGCACCGTGGTCCTGACTGGAGTGGGCTCTATCAACATGGAGACAGCTATTTGGCTCATCAACGTCTTGCCATCGTCGATCCTGCTTCCGGTGACCAGCCTCTCTTTAATGAAGATAAGAGTGTTGCTGTCACT GTGAATGGAGAGATTTACAACCATGAAGAATTGAGGAAGAAGTTGGTAAACCACAAGTTCAGGACTGGCAGTGATTGTGATGTTATTGCCCATCTG TACGAGGAATATGGGGAAGACTTCGTGGACATGTTGGATGGAATCTTCTCATTTGTGCTGCTGGATACCCGTGACAACAGCTTCATTGTTGCTCGTGATGCTATTGGGGTCACCTCCCTCTATATTGGCTGGGGACTTGATG GTTCGGTATGGATATCATCAGAGATGAAAGGATTGAACGATGACTGCGAACACTTTGAGAGCTTTCCTCCTGGACACTTGTACACTAGCAAATCAAGAGGATTCAGGAGGTGGTACAACCCACCCTGGTTTTCCGAGTCCATTCCTTCAGTTCCATATGACCCGCTTGTTCTCAGACACGCATTTGAAAAT GCTGTGATCAAAAGGCTGATGACTGATGTGCCTTTCGGAGTTTTGCTATCTGGAGGCCTTGATTCATCATTGGTTGCTTCTATCACGGCTCGGTACCTGGCTGGTACCAAGGCTGCCAAACAATGGGGAAGTCAGCTCCATTCTTTCTGTGTCGGACTTGAG GGTTCACCAGATTTGAAGGCCGCAAAGGAGGTTGCAGACTATTTGGGCACTGTTCATCACGAGTTTCACTTTACCGTTCAA GATGGAATTGATGCGATCGAAGATGTCATCTACCACATTGAAACCTATGACGTGACTACAATCAGGGCGAGCACTCCTATGTTTCTGATGTCACGAAAGATCAAGTCACTAGGAGTGAAGATGGTTATTTCTGGTGAAGGCTCCGACGAGATTTTTGGTGGATATTTGTACTTCCATAAGGCTCCAAATAAGGAAGAACTTCACCGTGAAACATGCCACAAG ATCAAAGCACTTCATCAGTATGATTGCCTGAGAGCTAACAAAGCAACATCAGCGTGGGGATTGGAGGCTCGAGTACCCTTCTTAGACAAAGAATTTATCAAAGTTGCCATGTCTATAGACCCTGAATCAAAGATG ATAAAAAGGGATCAAGGACGCATCGAGAAATGGATTCTTAGAAAGGCCTTTGACGATGAAGAGCGTCCTTATCTGCCAAAG CACATCCTCTACCGACAAAAAGAACAATTTAGCGATGGCGTTGGTTATAGTTGGATCGATGGTCTTAAGGCGCATGCCGCCAAACAT GTTACTGATAAGATGATACTTAATGCTTCTTACATCTTTCCTCACAACACGCCAACGACAAAAGAAGCATATTACTACAGGATGATTTTCGAGAGATTCTTCCCTCAG AACTCGGCTAGATTGACAGTCCCTGGAGGAGCTAGCGTGGCATGCAGCACTGCTAAAGCTGTTGAGTGGGATGTTGCCTGGAAGAACAACCTTGATCCTTCAGGGAGGGCTGCCCTGGGAGTCCACCTCTCGGCTTACGATGCCGAGGCTCCTCTCATCAACAACGTGCCATCCAAGTTTATCGATAGTATACCACGGATGGTGGAAGTTCCAGGAGTTGCCATACACACTTAG
- the LOC108488805 gene encoding transcription factor FER-LIKE IRON DEFICIENCY-INDUCED TRANSCRIPTION FACTOR-like, with product MDASRNYPLQFPNQFELYDFIDDPNFDQFINLIRGESKDAGVGYDCDLINGSFVEDKQISSTPGDTFCLDASSTIVPDPNYVFDPLPSTFYGEMMKDGEDDNDEENSSGTTTATTPTTPTATKKPRVDRSRTLISERRRRGRMKEKLYALRSLVPNITKMDKASIIGDAVLYVQDLQMQAKKLKAEIAGLEATLAGSERYQESIENPVKIRVARNNSHPVCKKIMQLNMFQVEEREFYIRLICNKGEGVAISLYNALESLTNFKVLNSNLATVSDRFVLTFTLNMRDCEQSMNLPNLKLWVCGALLNQGFEFITPLSS from the exons ATGGATGCATCGAGAAATTACCCTCTGCAGTTCCCAAATCAGTTTGAACTATATGATTTCATTGATGATCCGAATTTTGATCAGTTCATCAATCTGATTCGTGGTGAAAGTAAAGATGCAGGCGTCGGTTATGATTGCGATCTTATCAATGGTAGTTTTGTTGAGGATAAGCAGATTAGTTCCACACCTGGGGATACTTTTTGCCTTGATGCTTCAAGCACCATTGTGCCGGATCCTAACTATGTTTTCGATCCATTGCCAAGTACTTTTTATGGAGAAATGATGAAGGATGGTGAGGATGATAACGACGAGGAAAACTCTTCCGGGACAACCACCGCAACCACCCCCACAACACCAACAGCCACAAAGAAACCAAGGGTTGATCGGTCGAGAACTTTGATCTCGGAACGACGGAGGAGGGGTCGGATGAAGGAGAAGCTCTATGCATTGCGTTCCCTGGTTCCTAACATAACAAAG ATGGATAAGGCTTCGATTATTGGAGATGCCGTATTGTATGTGCAAGACCTGCAAATGCAGGCTAAGAAACTAAAAGCTGAGATTGCGGGTCTTGAAGCAACATTGGCAGGATCCGAAAGGTACCAAGAATCAATTGAAAACCCTGTTAAGATTCGAGTTGCAAGAAACAACAGCCACCCAGTTTGCAAGAAGATAATGCAg TTGAATATGTTTCAAGTGGAGGAAAGAGAGTTTTACATTAGATTGATATGCAACAAAGGTGAAGGGGTTGCAATATCACTTTACAACGCCCTTGAGTCCCTCACTAACTTCAAAGTTCTGAATTCCAATTTGGCCACTGTTTCTGACAGATTTGTATTAACATTTACTCTAAAT ATGAGAGATTGTGAGCAGTCAATGAACTTGCCAAACCTGAAGTTATGGGTGTGCGGGGCTCTTCTGAACCAAGGATTTGAGTTTATAACACCTTTATCTTCCTAA
- the LOC108487516 gene encoding superoxide dismutase [Cu-Zn], chloroplastic-like has translation MQSAAIVAMVAHAILTITPSHHTLLHALSTPNPSDPQVLQSTFHGVSLNLPRPSFSIAATAPKKQFSVLAVSKKAVAVLKGDSKVEGVVTLTQEDDGRTTVNVRVTGLTPGLHGFHLHEYGDTTNGCMSTGAHFNPNRMTHGAPEDKVRHAGDLGNIVANADGVAEATIVDKQIPLSGPNSVIGRAFVVHELEDDLGKGGHELSLTTGNAGGRLACGVVGLTPI, from the exons ATGCAATCTGCAGCAATAGTAGCCATGGTAGCCCACGCTATTCTCACTATAACCCCATCTCACCACACTCTCCTTCATGCACTGTCGACACCTAACCCTTCAGACCCACAAGTTCTCCAATCCACATTTCATGGTGTCTCTCTCAACCTCCCTCGTCCATCCTTTTCCATTGCTGCTACTGCCCCCAAGAAGCAGTTTTCCGTGCTTGCTGTATCCAAGAAAGCTGTCGCGGTTCTTAAAGGTGATTCTAAAGTTGAAGGCGTTGTCACCTTGACTCAAGAAGATGATG GTCGAACAACTGTGAATGTTCGTGTTACTGGTCTTACTCCAGGGCTTCACGGGTTCCACCTT CATGAGTATGGTGACACAACAAATGGATGCATGTCAACGG GAGCACATTTCAATCCTAACCGTATGACACATGGTGCTCCTGAGGACAAAGTCCGCCATGCGGGTGACCTGGGAAACATAGTTGCTAATGCTGATG GAGTGGCAGAGGCAACAATCGTGGACAAGCAG ATACCACTAAGTGGCCCAAATTCTGTCATTGGAAGAGCATTTGTAGTTCATGAGCTTGAGGATGACCTTGGAAAGG GTGGACATGAACTTAGCCTAACGACAGGAAATGCAGGTGGAAGATTGGCATGTG GTGTTGTGGGTTTGACACCAATATAA